In Hemiscyllium ocellatum isolate sHemOce1 chromosome 5, sHemOce1.pat.X.cur, whole genome shotgun sequence, the following are encoded in one genomic region:
- the LOC132815778 gene encoding complement C1q-like protein 3, whose amino-acid sequence MVLLLVILIPVLVNSAGTSARYEMLGTCRMVCDPYGSKATTAAAETVRDHSLMPLPTFIQGPKGDPGRSGKAGPRGPPGEPGPPGSVGPPGGKGEPGRPGLPGLPGPPGPNAGAISAATYSTVPKIAFYAGLKRPHEGYEMLKFDDVVTNLGNHYDPGTGKFTCSIPGIYFFTYHVLMRGGDGTSMWADLCKNGQVRASAIAQDADQNYDYASNSVVLHLDAGDEVYIKLDGGKAHGGNNNKYSTFSGFIVYAD is encoded by the exons atggtgctgctgctggtcATCCTGATCCCGGTGCTGGTCAACTCGGCCGGGACCTCGGCCCGCTACGAGATGCTGGGCACCTGCCGGATGGTGTGTGACCCTTACGGCTCCAAAGCCACCACGGCGGCGGCGGAGACGGTGAGGGACCACAGCCTGATGCCTTTGCCCACCTTCATCCAGGGACCCAAGGGGGATCCCGGGCGCTCGGGGAAGGCCGGGCCCCGGGGACCCCCCGGGGAACCCGGGCCGCCTGGCTCGGTGGGGCCGCCGGGAGGGAAAGGGGAACCGGGGAGACCGGGGTTGCCGGGTTTACCGGGACCTCCCGGGCCCAATGCGGGGGCGATCAGCGCCGCCACCTACAGCACGGTGCCCAAGATCGCCTTCTACGCCGGCCTGAAGAGGCCCCACGAGGGCTACGAGATGCTCAAGTTCGACGACGTGGTCACCAACCTGGGCAACCACTACGACCCGGGCACGGGCAAGTTCACCTGCTCCATCCCCGGCATCTACTTCTTCACTTACCACGTCCTGATGAGAGGGGGAGACGGCACCAGCATGTGGGCGGATCTGTGTAAGAACGGCCAG GTTCGAGCGAGTGCCATTGCCCAGGACGCTGACCAGAACTATGACTATGCCAGTAACAGCGTGGTGCTGCACCTGGATGCAGGAGATGAAGTCTACATTAAACTGGATGGTGGCAAGGCACACGGCGGCAACAACAACAAGTATAGCACCTTCTCGGGATTTATAGTCTACGCAGACTGA